A window from Solanum stenotomum isolate F172 chromosome 5, ASM1918654v1, whole genome shotgun sequence encodes these proteins:
- the LOC125865953 gene encoding vacuolar protein-sorting-associated protein 37 homolog 1-like, with protein sequence MLNKFWGAQQPQQRPQEGNNESCYPPSVGSSQSPGSSRPGTPSPSSSGNFGVQRPTDRASSVSRVSPAEAAGIIAAIKDKSLEELRDLLCHQDGYHNLLLSLEPVKTQNKVRDDLRNETLQLARENLEKEPRIMELRNQCRIIRTTELAAAQEKLHELERRKEELLKFYSPASLLHRLQDAMRKTDEESENLEKQLLEGEIDLATFVHKYKKLRQSYHKRALTHLAAKTSITG encoded by the exons GGGTGCGCAGCAACCTCAGCAACGTCCACAGGAGGGTAACAATGAATCATGCTATCCACCATCTGTAGGAAGCTCCCAGTCTCCTGGGTCTTCCCGCCCCGGAACTCCTAGTCCAAGCTCTTCAGGCAATTTTGGTGTCCAAAGACCAACAGATAGGGCAAGCTCAGTGTCACGTGTTTCCCCTGCAGAGGCTGCAGGCATTATTGCTGCTATAAAAGATAAGAG CCTTGAGGAGCTAAGGGACCTTCTATGTCACCAGGATGGATATCATAACTTATTACTTTCACTTGAGCCTGTCAAAACTCAGAATAAA GTTAGAGATGACCTTCGGAATGAAACTCTGCAACTTGCTA GGGAGAATTTAGAAAAAGAACCGCGGATAATGGAGCTTAGGAATCAG TGCAGAATCATCCGCACCACTGAATTGGCTGCTGCTCAAGAAAAGCTGCATGAACtggaaaggagaaaagaagagcTATTAAAATTCTACTCTCCTGCATCACTCCTCCATCGGCTACAAG ATGCCATGAGAAAAACAGACGAGGAATCTGAAAATCTAGAGAAACAGCTTCTCGAGGGGGAAATCGATCTTGCAACATTTGTGCATAAGTACAAGAAGCTACGACAAAGTTACCACAAACGCGCACTTACACACCTTGCTGCAAAGACATCTATAACTGGCTGA
- the LOC125865574 gene encoding carotene epsilon-monooxygenase, chloroplastic — protein sequence MPFSVTISSFSLLTNPTTHPHHRTTVLRPKNPLQNRSQLTIKSSIDNKKPPSTKPTSWVSPDWLTKLTRSLTLGQNDDSNIPIASAELDDVSELLGGALFLPLFRWMNLYGPIYRLAAGPRNFVIVSDPAIAKHVLKNYGKYGKGLVAEVSEFLFGSGFAIAEGPLWTARRRAVVPSLHKKYLSVIVDRVFCRCAERMVEKLLPNAISGSAVNMEAKFSQLTLDVIGLALFNYNFDSLTTDSPVIDAVYTALKEAELRSTDLLPYWQIKALCKFIPRQIKAENAVSLIRRTVEELIAKCREIVESEGERINEDEYVNDRDPSILRFLLASREEVSSVQLRDDLLSMLVAGHETTGSVLTWTAYLLSKDPSSLEKAHEEVDGVLGGRSPTYEDMKNLKFLTRCITESLRLYPHPPVLIRRAQVADVLPGNYKVNAGQDIMISVYNIHHSSEVWDRAEEFDPERFDLEGPVPNETNTDFRFIPFSGGPRKCVGDQFALLEATVALAIFVQNFSFELIPDQTISMTTGATIHTTNGLYMKVKQREKVSVLAAAL from the exons ATGCCATTTTCGGTCACCATTTCTTCCTTCTCTCTTCTCACTAACCCCACCACCCACCCCCACCACCGGACCACCGTGCTCCGCCCaaaaaacccacttcaaaatCGTTCACAACTCACCATTAAATCCTCCATTGACAACAAGAAACCACCTTCAACTAAGCCCACTTCATGGGTCAGTCCAGATTGGCTTACTAAACTTACCAGGTCACTTACTTTAGGCCAAAATGATGATTCTAACATACCCATTGCGAGTGCTGAGCTTGATGATGTTTCTGAACTTTTGGGTGGTGCtctttttcttccattgtttAGATGGATGAATTTGTATGGACCTATTTATCGTCTTGCTGCTGGACCGAGGAATTTTGTTATTGTTAGTGATCCTGCTATTGCTAAGCATGTTTTGAAGAATTATGGAAAGTATGGTAAAGGGCTTGTTGCTGAGGTTTCTGAGTTTTTGTTTGGTTCTGGTTTTGCCATTGCAGAAGGTCCTCTTTGGACG GCAAGGCGAAGGGCTGTGGTTCCATCTCTTCACAAGAAGTACTTGTCAGTAATAGTTGATCGGGTCTTTTGCAGATGTGCTGAGAGAATGGTGGAGAAACTTTTACCTAATGCAATTTCTGGCTCTGCAGTGAATATGGAGGCAAAGTTTTCTCAACTAACACTTGATGTTATTGGTCTTGCACTCTTCAATTACAATTTTGATTCCCTTACTACTGACAGTCCAGTTATTGATGCAGTATACACTGCATTAAAAGAAGCAGAGCTCCGTTCAACTGATTTGTTGCCATATTGGCAG ATCAAAGCTTTATGTAAATTCATCCCACGACAAATAAAGGCTGAAAATGCAGTTTCATTAATCAGACGAACAGTTGAAGAACTCATTGCAAAGTGCAGAGAGATTGTAGAATCTGAGGGTGAGAGGATTAATGAAGATGAGTACGTGAATGATAGAGATCCAAGCATCCTTCGATTTTTGCTTGCTAGCCGTGAGGAG GTTTCAAGTGTACAACTTCGAGATGATCTTCTATCAATGCTAGTTGCTGGGCATGAAACCACAGGTTCAGTTTTGACTTGGACGGCATACCTGCTGAGTAAG GATCCTTCCTCTTTGGAAAAAGCACATGAGGAAGTAGATGGAGTTTTGGGAGGACGCTCTCCGACCTATGAAGACATGAAGAATCTCAAGTTCTTAACGCGGTGCATAACTGAGTCACTCAGACTCTATCCGCATCCACCT GTCCTAATAAGAAGAGCTCAAGTAGCTGATGTCCTCCCCGGGAATTACAAAGTCAATGCTGGTCAAGATATAATGATTTCGGTATATAACATTCATCATTCTTCAGAG GTATGGGATAGAGCTGAAGAATTTGATCCTGAAAGGTTCGACTTGGAAGGTCCCGTCCCAAATGAAACGAATACTGACTTTAG ATTCATTCCGTTTAGTGGAGGGCCACGAAAATGCGTTGGTGATCAATTTGCCTTGTTGGAAGCTACAGTTGCTCTTGCGATATTTGTACAGAACTTCTCATTCGAGTTGATTCCAGATCAAACTATTAGCATGACTACTGGAGCAACCATTCATACGACAAAC GGTTTATACATGAAAGTGAAGCAAAGGGAAAAAGTATCTGTTTTGGCTGCTGCACTGTAA